A genomic window from Flavobacterium azooxidireducens includes:
- the bcp gene encoding thioredoxin-dependent thiol peroxidase, whose amino-acid sequence MTTLEKGDKAPNFSAKDQDGNTHSLSDYKGKKLVVFFYPKANTPGCTAEACDLRDNFTRFQAKNYALLGVSADNAKAQSNFKNKYEFPFPLLADEDKAVIQAFGVWGPKKFMGKEYDGIHRTTFVINENGIIDEVITSVKTKAHAAQILG is encoded by the coding sequence ATGACAACATTAGAAAAAGGCGACAAAGCACCCAATTTTTCAGCAAAAGACCAAGACGGAAACACCCATTCTTTATCCGATTACAAAGGAAAAAAATTAGTAGTTTTCTTCTATCCAAAAGCCAACACGCCGGGTTGTACAGCAGAAGCTTGCGATTTACGTGATAATTTTACTCGTTTCCAAGCCAAGAATTATGCACTTTTGGGCGTAAGTGCCGACAATGCCAAAGCACAATCAAATTTCAAAAACAAATACGAATTTCCATTTCCACTTTTAGCCGATGAAGACAAAGCAGTCATTCAAGCCTTTGGTGTTTGGGGACCCAAAAAATTTATGGGAAAAGAATACGACGGAATTCATCGCACCACATTTGTAATCAACGAAAACGGAATTATTGATGAGGTTATCACTTCTGTAAAAACTAAAGCCCACGCAGCACAAATTTTAGGATAA
- a CDS encoding RNA polymerase sigma factor yields the protein MATVNQLPDALLVKNYIAGDEQSLAILIERHQSKIYGFIYSKIADRDITDDVFQDTFIKVIKTLKSNSYNEEGKFLPWVMRIAHNLVVDHFRRNKKMPMQRETEEYSIFSYMSDNSMNVEGRMITDQVESDLQRLLEELPADQKEVLVMRMYQDMSFKEIADLTGVSINTALGRMRYALMNLRKVIEKNQIILTN from the coding sequence ATGGCTACTGTTAATCAACTCCCAGACGCTTTATTGGTTAAGAATTACATTGCTGGTGATGAGCAATCGTTGGCTATTCTTATTGAAAGACATCAATCTAAAATTTACGGATTTATCTATTCCAAAATTGCAGATCGCGATATAACTGATGACGTTTTTCAAGATACTTTCATTAAGGTAATTAAAACGTTAAAATCAAATTCATATAACGAAGAAGGCAAGTTTTTACCGTGGGTAATGCGAATTGCTCATAATTTAGTTGTCGATCACTTCAGAAGAAATAAAAAAATGCCAATGCAACGCGAAACAGAAGAATATTCTATCTTTTCGTATATGTCTGATAATTCGATGAATGTTGAAGGCCGAATGATTACCGATCAAGTAGAAAGTGATTTGCAACGTCTATTGGAAGAATTACCTGCCGATCAAAAAGAAGTATTGGTAATGCGAATGTACCAAGATATGAGTTTCAAAGAAATCGCCGATTTAACCGGAGTTAGCATTAACACCGCTTTAGGTAGAATGCGTTATGCTTTAATGAATTTAAGAAAAGTAATTGAAAAAAATCAAATAATTTTAACCAATTAA
- a CDS encoding TonB-dependent receptor, which produces MAMEIKLKGDRAIEQIPSIKDKALRINLNENIYGTFAEIGAGQETVRHFFRSGGSSGTIAKAMSAYDKDFSDAIYGIEKDGRYVTESRLKKMLTHEVDLIEKRLDRVKHPNKMFFSYANTVATIDFAKQFKGHGWVGVKYQIEPDEDYNEIILHIRFKENDARLQQETLGILGVNLIYGAFYKYNDPKKLLRYLYDHLDKDQLEIDTINFSGPRFANVDNRLMSLQLVKNGMTDAVMFGPDGNNILPASILYKKNILALRGSFRPVTRVNMDMYEKSLEMFLCENKVEADNTLVIFEITLSNLRSEGEIDERDFMDRAELLCSLGQYVMISNFQEYYRVVEYFSSYTKARMGLAMGVNNLVDIFDEKYYRHLSGGILEAFGKLFYRDLKVFLYPMKEENGEIVNSENLKVHPRMKELYKFFKFNGKVVDIEIANQNNLEIYSRHVLRMIAKGTEGWEEMLPKGVAEIIKKDKLFGYDSKPRIEEPTN; this is translated from the coding sequence ATTGCGATGGAAATTAAACTTAAAGGCGATAGGGCGATTGAACAAATTCCCTCGATAAAAGATAAAGCACTGCGAATCAACCTTAACGAAAATATATACGGAACTTTTGCAGAAATTGGTGCGGGTCAGGAAACTGTTCGTCACTTTTTTAGATCGGGCGGTTCATCCGGAACGATTGCAAAAGCGATGTCTGCATATGATAAAGATTTTAGTGATGCGATTTACGGTATTGAAAAAGACGGTAGATATGTAACTGAGAGCCGTTTGAAAAAAATGTTGACGCACGAAGTAGATTTAATTGAAAAACGTTTAGATCGTGTAAAACACCCTAACAAAATGTTTTTCAGTTATGCTAATACCGTAGCGACCATTGATTTTGCAAAGCAATTTAAAGGACACGGTTGGGTTGGTGTGAAATACCAAATTGAACCGGACGAAGATTATAACGAAATCATTCTTCACATTCGATTTAAAGAAAATGATGCTCGATTGCAACAAGAAACTCTAGGTATTCTTGGTGTAAACTTAATTTATGGTGCGTTTTATAAATACAATGATCCTAAAAAATTATTGCGATATTTATATGACCATTTGGACAAAGATCAGTTAGAAATTGATACGATTAACTTTTCCGGTCCGCGATTTGCGAATGTAGATAACCGATTAATGAGTTTACAATTGGTTAAAAACGGAATGACCGATGCCGTGATGTTTGGTCCTGACGGAAATAACATTCTTCCTGCTTCGATTTTATACAAGAAAAATATTTTGGCTCTTCGTGGAAGTTTTCGCCCGGTAACTCGTGTGAATATGGATATGTATGAAAAATCGCTTGAGATGTTTTTGTGTGAAAACAAAGTGGAAGCCGATAATACGTTAGTTATTTTTGAAATTACACTTTCCAATTTACGTTCGGAAGGTGAAATTGATGAACGTGATTTTATGGATCGTGCCGAATTACTTTGTTCACTTGGTCAATATGTAATGATTTCAAACTTCCAGGAATATTATCGTGTGGTTGAATATTTCTCCAGTTACACGAAAGCCAGAATGGGATTGGCAATGGGTGTCAACAATTTGGTGGATATTTTTGATGAAAAATATTACCGTCATTTAAGTGGTGGAATTTTGGAAGCGTTTGGTAAATTATTCTACCGCGATTTGAAAGTTTTCCTTTATCCGATGAAAGAAGAAAATGGTGAAATCGTTAATTCTGAAAACTTAAAAGTTCATCCGAGAATGAAAGAATTGTACAAATTCTTTAAATTCAATGGTAAAGTGGTGGATATTGAAATTGCTAACCAAAATAACTTGGAAATTTATTCTCGTCACGTGTTGAGAATGATTGCTAAAGGAACCGAAGGTTGGGAAGAAATGCTACCAAAAGGTGTTGCCGAAATAATTAAAAAAGATAAATTATTTGGTTACGATTCTAAACCAAGAATTGAGGAACCAACAAATTAG
- the uvrA gene encoding excinuclease ABC subunit UvrA — MTPEEFALLEPKKNILIKGAQLHNLKNIDVAIPRNKLVVITGLSGSGKSSLAFDTLYAEGQRRYVESLSSYARQFLGRLDKPKVEYIKGIAPAIAIEQKVNTTNARSTVGTSTEIYDYLKLLFARIGKTFSPVSGQEVKKQNVSDVVKIITSFEPESKWLLLAPIHLEEGRALEDKLKVLLQQGFIRILVENEMIRLDELELHSLDNKDILLIIDRIVVKDDEEFLNRLADAIQTAFYEGKGECYVQDVTTQKRLEFSTNFQLDGITFLEPNVHLFSFNNPYGACPTCEGYGNIIGIDEELVVPNTALSVYENAIFPWRGESMGWYRDQLVNNAYKFDFPIHKPYFQLTDEQKQLIWNGNKYFTGLHDFFKELEEKNYKIQNRVMLSRYRGKTKCPTCKGKRLRTETNYIKVGNKTVSELVDLPIKNLIVFFQQLELSEYDQKVAKRLLIEINNRLKFLDEVGLNYLTLNRNSASLSGGESQRINLATSLGSSLVGSMYILDEPSIGLHPKDTERLIEVLKNLRNLGNTVIVVEHDEDIMKAADRIIDIGPEAGTHGGHLVAEGDFSEILKADSLTAKYLNGELEIEVPKKRRKFKNHIEIIGARENNLKNIDVNFPLDCLTVITGVSGSGKSTLVKKILFPALQKKLEGVSDKAGQFTELRGNFSHIKHIEYVDQNPIGRSSRSNPVTYIKAYDDIRDLFTKQKLSKIRGYLPKHFSFNVDGGRCETCKGDGEVTIEMQFMADVHLECETCGGKRFKKEILEVQFEGKNIDNILTMTIDDAVAFFDEQKQTKIIQKLKPLQDVGLGYVQLGQSSSTLSGGEAQRIKLASFLVKGTTKDKALFVFDEPTTGLHFHDIKKLLASFEALIEKGHSIIVIEHNLDLIKCADYIIDIGPEGGENGGQLIAFGTPEEVAKDKKSITGKYLKEKLK; from the coding sequence ATGACACCAGAAGAATTTGCCCTACTCGAACCCAAGAAAAATATCCTAATTAAAGGAGCTCAACTACACAATCTTAAAAACATTGATGTGGCGATTCCGCGAAACAAATTAGTGGTTATCACAGGACTTTCTGGTTCCGGAAAATCGAGTTTGGCGTTTGATACGTTGTATGCCGAAGGTCAGCGACGTTATGTGGAAAGTTTGTCGTCATATGCTCGTCAATTCCTTGGAAGATTAGACAAGCCGAAAGTGGAATATATTAAAGGTATTGCTCCTGCCATTGCTATCGAGCAAAAAGTAAATACAACCAATGCTCGTTCTACGGTTGGTACTTCTACAGAAATATATGATTATCTGAAATTACTTTTTGCCCGAATTGGTAAAACTTTTTCGCCTGTTTCAGGTCAAGAAGTAAAAAAACAAAATGTTTCGGATGTGGTGAAAATCATTACCTCATTTGAACCAGAAAGCAAATGGCTCCTCCTCGCTCCTATTCATTTGGAAGAAGGAAGAGCACTGGAAGACAAATTGAAAGTGTTGCTTCAACAAGGTTTTATTCGGATTTTAGTTGAAAATGAAATGATCCGTTTGGATGAATTAGAACTGCACTCCTTAGACAATAAAGACATTCTTTTAATCATCGACCGAATTGTAGTGAAAGACGATGAGGAGTTCTTAAATCGATTAGCCGACGCCATTCAAACCGCTTTTTATGAAGGAAAAGGCGAATGTTATGTGCAAGATGTCACAACTCAAAAAAGACTCGAATTCAGCACCAATTTTCAATTAGATGGTATCACATTTTTAGAACCAAATGTTCATTTGTTCAGTTTTAATAATCCGTACGGAGCTTGTCCGACTTGTGAAGGCTACGGAAATATTATTGGAATTGATGAAGAATTAGTTGTTCCTAACACCGCTTTATCCGTTTATGAAAATGCTATTTTCCCTTGGCGAGGCGAAAGTATGGGATGGTACCGCGATCAGTTGGTGAATAATGCCTACAAATTCGATTTCCCGATTCACAAACCCTATTTTCAATTGACTGATGAACAAAAACAGTTGATTTGGAACGGAAATAAATATTTCACCGGATTACACGATTTCTTCAAAGAATTGGAAGAGAAAAATTATAAAATCCAAAACCGTGTGATGCTTTCGCGTTACCGAGGAAAAACAAAATGTCCAACTTGTAAAGGAAAACGTTTACGAACGGAAACCAATTATATTAAGGTAGGCAACAAAACCGTTTCGGAGTTGGTTGATTTGCCAATAAAAAATTTAATTGTCTTTTTTCAACAATTGGAATTATCAGAATACGATCAAAAAGTAGCGAAACGATTGCTGATTGAAATCAATAACCGATTGAAATTTTTGGATGAAGTGGGTTTGAATTATCTAACGTTAAACCGAAATTCCGCTTCTCTTTCGGGTGGCGAATCGCAACGCATCAACTTGGCTACGTCGTTAGGAAGTAGTTTGGTGGGTTCGATGTATATTTTAGATGAACCTAGCATAGGATTGCATCCAAAAGATACTGAACGGTTGATTGAAGTTTTGAAAAACCTGAGAAACCTAGGCAATACAGTAATCGTTGTTGAACATGACGAAGACATTATGAAAGCCGCCGACCGCATCATCGATATTGGTCCAGAGGCTGGAACGCACGGTGGTCATTTAGTTGCCGAAGGCGATTTTAGTGAAATTCTAAAAGCTGATTCATTAACGGCGAAATATTTAAACGGCGAATTAGAAATTGAGGTTCCTAAAAAAAGACGGAAATTCAAGAATCATATCGAAATTATCGGAGCTCGTGAAAACAATTTAAAAAATATTGACGTCAACTTTCCTTTGGATTGTTTAACCGTGATTACCGGCGTTTCAGGAAGCGGAAAAAGTACGTTAGTTAAAAAAATATTGTTTCCTGCTTTACAGAAAAAATTAGAAGGTGTGAGCGATAAAGCCGGACAATTCACTGAATTACGTGGCAATTTCTCGCATATTAAACACATTGAATACGTCGATCAAAATCCGATTGGGCGAAGTTCTCGTTCTAATCCTGTAACGTACATCAAAGCGTATGATGATATTCGGGATTTGTTTACGAAACAAAAACTATCTAAAATTAGAGGTTATTTACCGAAACATTTTTCGTTTAATGTGGATGGCGGTCGTTGTGAAACCTGCAAAGGCGATGGCGAAGTAACCATCGAAATGCAATTTATGGCCGACGTTCATTTGGAATGTGAAACCTGTGGCGGAAAACGTTTCAAAAAAGAAATCCTCGAAGTACAATTTGAAGGAAAAAATATTGATAACATTTTGACAATGACCATCGATGATGCCGTTGCTTTTTTTGACGAACAAAAGCAAACCAAAATCATTCAGAAATTGAAACCGCTTCAAGATGTTGGTTTAGGTTATGTGCAATTGGGTCAATCCTCCTCTACTCTTTCGGGTGGAGAAGCTCAACGTATTAAACTCGCCTCGTTTTTAGTGAAAGGAACAACCAAAGACAAAGCTCTTTTTGTGTTTGATGAACCTACCACCGGTTTGCATTTTCACGATATTAAAAAATTACTTGCTTCGTTTGAAGCGTTAATCGAAAAAGGACATTCCATTATTGTCATTGAGCATAATTTGGACTTAATTAAATGTGCCGATTACATCATCGACATTGGTCCGGAAGGTGGCGAAAACGGTGGGCAATTAATTGCTTTCGGAACTCCGGAAGAAGTGGCAAAAGACAAAAAATCGATTACGGGGAAGTATTTGAAGGAGAAGTTGAAGTAG
- a CDS encoding endonuclease III domain-containing protein, giving the protein MTKKDRATFVINKLNELYPTIPVPLDHKDPYTLLIAVLLSAQCTDVRVNQITPLLFAKADNPYDMVKMSVEEIKEIIRPCGLSPMKSKGIHGLSEILIQKHNGLVPQSFEALEELPAVGHKTASVVMSQAFGVPAFPVDTHIHRLMYRWNLSEGKNVVQTERDAKAIFPRELWNDLHLQIIWYGREYSPARGWSLEKDVITRTIGRKSVLKEYEKKTSRL; this is encoded by the coding sequence ATGACGAAGAAAGACCGTGCAACGTTTGTTATAAATAAGTTAAATGAGTTATATCCGACAATTCCGGTGCCTTTGGACCACAAAGATCCGTATACTTTGTTGATTGCGGTGTTGCTTTCGGCTCAATGTACGGATGTTCGGGTGAATCAAATTACGCCACTTTTGTTTGCTAAAGCGGACAATCCGTATGATATGGTGAAAATGAGTGTGGAAGAAATTAAGGAAATTATTCGTCCGTGCGGACTTTCGCCGATGAAATCGAAGGGAATTCACGGTTTATCGGAAATTTTGATTCAAAAGCACAATGGTTTGGTTCCGCAAAGTTTTGAAGCGTTGGAAGAACTTCCTGCGGTGGGTCATAAAACGGCGAGTGTGGTGATGAGTCAGGCGTTTGGTGTGCCGGCTTTTCCGGTGGATACGCATATTCATCGTTTAATGTATCGTTGGAATTTATCCGAAGGAAAAAATGTGGTGCAAACGGAACGCGATGCGAAAGCGATCTTTCCGAGAGAATTGTGGAATGATTTGCATTTGCAGATTATTTGGTACGGACGAGAATATTCGCCGGCTCGTGGATGGAGTTTGGAGAAAGATGTGATTACAAGAACGATTGGAAGAAAGTCGGTTTTAAAAGAATACGAAAAAAAAACATCCCGACTTTAA